GTCTTTTTGCAGGTATGTAGCTTCCCTTTACCCAGGCCGGAATAAAAATTACCGAAACGCCGGCCTCGTTGAATAAGTAACTTGTAAAGTATTGAAGCAATTCATCCGTTAGATGCATTCCCCGATAGGCTTCATCAATTCCTATGGAGCGGCATACCCCTATGATATCATTCTCAGAACAATCATGATACATAAACGCTTCCCCAAAGCCCGGAAGTTCAGCCAAATCATATGGAAGCAATACTACACAATAAAAAAAGCCAATCGCCTTATCCTCTTTATATACCAGATAAAAGAAGTGATTATTCTTGTATATTATATCGTACAAAAACTCCTCGGGATACATACCTTTGCCAATATGTTTATCACATAACTCC
The nucleotide sequence above comes from Variimorphobacter saccharofermentans. Encoded proteins:
- a CDS encoding GNAT family N-acetyltransferase; the protein is MLKFHGFTAKKLEISEVVIAKELCDKHIGKGMYPEEFLYDIIYKNNHFFYLVYKEDKAIGFFYCVVLLPYDLAELPGFGEAFMYHDCSENDIIGVCRSIGIDEAYRGMHLTDELLQYFTSYLFNEAGVSVIFIPAWVKGSYIPAKRLLEDNNYQFLCYLEKPWYQSDLLECPYCRTRRCICDAVIYYMSKETYYEICEAI